In Pseudomonas sp. GCEP-101, one DNA window encodes the following:
- a CDS encoding alpha/beta fold hydrolase, translating to MRPETAVVEIQQHRVHTEFHANREARQTIILVNGSLATTASFAQTVKYLQPHFNVVCYDQPYAGRSRAHNDCREFITKEYEAQLLLGLIEHYRADVVMSFSWGGVATLLALAERPARIQKAVINSFSPLLNASMLDYLHRGLDYLSACDRTNIGNLVNDTIGQYLPQLFKRYNFRHVSGLDEHEYRQMHFHVCQVLKLSAESYMEKFAAIDIPLLFMNGELDIYTTPAEAKLFQQLIRDCEFRTIRNAGHFIDVEHKKAWQETQDALLSFLQPQRHPVLANPYLPTSQGVPIAAMVG from the coding sequence ATGAGGCCGGAAACCGCCGTCGTCGAGATTCAGCAACATCGGGTACACACGGAGTTCCACGCCAACAGGGAAGCGCGCCAGACCATCATCCTGGTCAACGGCTCGCTGGCAACCACCGCCTCCTTCGCGCAAACGGTGAAATACCTGCAACCGCATTTCAACGTGGTCTGCTACGACCAGCCGTACGCCGGCCGGTCCCGCGCACACAACGACTGCCGCGAGTTCATCACCAAGGAGTACGAGGCACAGCTGCTGCTGGGCCTGATCGAGCACTACCGCGCCGACGTGGTGATGTCGTTCTCCTGGGGCGGCGTCGCCACCCTGCTCGCCCTGGCCGAGCGCCCGGCGCGGATCCAGAAGGCGGTGATCAACTCCTTCTCGCCGCTGCTCAACGCCTCGATGCTCGACTACCTGCACCGCGGCCTGGACTACCTGTCCGCCTGCGACCGCACCAACATCGGCAACCTGGTGAACGACACCATCGGCCAGTACCTGCCGCAGTTGTTCAAGCGCTACAACTTCCGCCACGTCAGCGGCCTCGACGAGCATGAATACCGGCAGATGCACTTCCACGTCTGCCAGGTGCTCAAGCTCAGCGCGGAAAGCTACATGGAGAAGTTCGCGGCCATCGACATCCCCCTGCTGTTCATGAACGGCGAGCTGGACATCTACACCACCCCGGCCGAGGCCAAGCTGTTCCAGCAACTGATCCGCGACTGCGAGTTCCGCACCATCCGCAACGCCGGCCACTTCATCGACGTGGAGCACAAGAAGGCCTGGCAGGAAACCCAGGACGCCCTCCTGAGCTTCCTCCAGCCGCAACGCCACCCGGTGCTGGCCAACCCGTACCTGCCCACCAGCCAGGGCGTCCCCATCGCCGCCATGGTGGGCTGA
- a CDS encoding substrate-binding periplasmic protein, whose product MALHPRFVTPLVLAPAAWLCAHAMAEDRYGCEQPISVAYTRNVVFFHDDVGIDPDLIAELGKRTGCQFVTSVRPRDEIWSLLESGDLQMGTSGVATPQRRAYTYLLPYLYLRNKLIVRDDLGEINSLDAFHDMPGARLGVIAGYRHGAFIDGMLRILRAEGRVVEYKDDTSRFSALLNGDVEGVIGHEMNLQGAVHDRRQRERFHVVDVMPGPATPHNLMLSRKRFTPAQGAEWMRLLETLWLDGTLARIMRDNAPPPVAEGLLDSGYRYSSTDRGW is encoded by the coding sequence ATGGCACTTCACCCAAGGTTCGTCACACCGCTGGTCCTTGCCCCGGCCGCCTGGCTGTGTGCGCACGCCATGGCGGAGGATCGCTACGGTTGCGAGCAGCCGATCAGCGTCGCCTACACCCGCAACGTGGTGTTCTTCCATGACGACGTCGGCATCGACCCTGACCTGATCGCCGAACTGGGCAAGCGCACCGGCTGCCAGTTCGTCACTTCCGTGCGCCCGCGGGACGAAATCTGGAGCCTGCTCGAAAGCGGCGATCTGCAGATGGGCACCAGCGGCGTCGCCACGCCGCAGCGGCGGGCCTACACCTACCTGCTGCCGTACCTGTACCTGCGCAACAAGCTGATCGTGCGCGACGACCTGGGCGAGATCAACAGCCTGGACGCCTTCCACGACATGCCCGGCGCGCGCCTGGGGGTGATCGCCGGCTACCGCCACGGCGCCTTCATCGATGGCATGTTGCGCATCCTGCGCGCCGAGGGGCGGGTGGTGGAGTACAAGGACGACACGAGCCGCTTCAGCGCCCTGCTCAATGGCGATGTGGAGGGCGTGATCGGCCATGAGATGAATCTGCAAGGGGCCGTTCACGACCGTCGTCAGCGTGAACGCTTTCATGTGGTAGACGTGATGCCCGGGCCGGCGACGCCCCACAATCTGATGCTTTCTCGCAAGCGCTTCACCCCGGCGCAGGGCGCCGAATGGATGCGCCTGCTGGAGACGTTGTGGCTGGATGGCACCCTGGCCCGGATCATGCGTGACAATGCACCGCCGCCGGTGGCGGAAGGACTGCTCGACAGCGGATATCGCTACAGCTCCACGGACAGAGGCTGGTAA
- a CDS encoding HD domain-containing phosphohydrolase, with amino-acid sequence MKAFERGIPLQLLVAGAIIASMLVLAGALLVQGYRGVEGALVTAAGESASQLGATINERIRRLIDPAESALRLLTHDPISQTDNLPARLDRLPMLVENLRANRTLSAVYIGYPNGEFLLIRALRVPEVRQTLQAPDAAMYLVQSQTLNGQGGLLGEWRFYDSELRLLRVQERPDYNYDPRQRPWYNEARLTSKTVLTQPYVFFTTREIGLTLAHRSVDGAAVIGMDASVNDLGGEMGDLRQTANTELAVVDGKGTVIAYPDLSRLMIHEGKELRLASLAELKVPALSALNAEKVPSGTPQSYQVGGEDWYGIWVPLSNFTSNEVKVLIAIPAVELLAGARQLLFNQALWSGTLLLVLLLIGWYIGRRIARPLTALADQVGALAAFDFARPVGVESKIAEVRDLSSVMGSMSRTIHNFQAITLTLSRETRLESMLEGVLSRLVEATNVMGGAVYLLDDEDCRLRLACAVNGEQYPQSMLIEGFTEAELAERVDLALANRGQYLEVSLRNRSDELLGILVLQLAQEGAHSQQPRKPFKRFVEELSGAAAVAIETRQLIEAQQRLLDAIIKLLADAIDAKSPYTGGHCERVPQLADLLLQKVIDSRDGEYAAFTMSDAERYEFQIAAWLHDCGKITSPEYVVDKATKLETLYNRLHEVRTRFEVIWRDIELDYWRGIAEGNDIGLLAARRDALHESLRDDFAFVAQANVGGEFMKDEDIERLKQIGERRWLRYFDDRLGISHDEAERLQGRPERPLPAEECLLADKPEHRVMWGERKPPVAKDDPRNIWGFDMRLPPYASHYGELYNLGIRRGTLNDEERFKINEHIVQTLMMLTTLPLPRHLRRVPTIAANHHEKMDGTGYPRKLTREQMSIPERVMAIADIFEALTAADRPYKAPKTLSESLKILAFMARDQHIDADLFRLFISQGVYREYGERFLNPEQMDAVDVRAILQILDGVKA; translated from the coding sequence ATGAAGGCATTCGAACGGGGTATTCCGCTGCAACTGCTGGTGGCCGGGGCCATCATCGCCAGCATGCTGGTGCTGGCGGGCGCGTTGCTGGTGCAGGGATACCGCGGTGTGGAAGGCGCGCTGGTAACGGCGGCCGGCGAGTCGGCCAGCCAACTGGGGGCGACCATCAATGAGCGCATTCGCCGCCTGATCGACCCGGCGGAAAGCGCGCTGCGCCTGCTCACCCACGACCCCATCTCGCAGACGGACAACCTGCCGGCGCGCCTGGATCGCTTGCCGATGCTGGTGGAAAACCTGCGCGCCAACCGCACCCTGAGCGCGGTGTATATCGGTTATCCGAATGGCGAGTTCCTGCTGATCCGCGCGCTGCGCGTACCCGAGGTACGCCAGACCCTGCAGGCGCCGGATGCCGCCATGTACCTGGTGCAGAGCCAGACGCTCAACGGCCAGGGCGGCCTGCTGGGCGAGTGGCGCTTCTATGACAGCGAACTGCGCCTGCTGCGCGTGCAGGAGCGCCCCGACTACAACTACGATCCACGGCAGCGGCCCTGGTACAACGAGGCGCGCCTCACCAGCAAGACGGTGCTGACCCAGCCATACGTCTTCTTCACCACCCGCGAGATCGGCCTGACCCTGGCGCACCGCAGCGTCGACGGCGCGGCGGTGATCGGCATGGATGCCTCGGTCAACGACCTGGGCGGCGAAATGGGCGACCTGCGCCAGACCGCCAACACGGAGCTGGCGGTGGTCGACGGCAAGGGCACGGTGATCGCCTACCCGGACCTGTCCCGCCTGATGATCCACGAAGGCAAGGAACTGCGGCTGGCCTCGCTGGCTGAGTTGAAGGTGCCGGCGCTGAGCGCGCTCAACGCCGAGAAGGTGCCGTCCGGAACACCGCAGTCGTATCAGGTCGGCGGCGAGGACTGGTACGGCATCTGGGTGCCGCTGTCGAACTTCACCAGCAACGAGGTGAAGGTGCTGATCGCCATCCCCGCCGTGGAGCTGCTGGCGGGCGCGCGGCAACTCCTGTTCAACCAGGCCCTGTGGAGCGGCACGCTGCTGCTGGTGTTGCTGCTGATCGGCTGGTACATCGGCCGGCGCATCGCCCGCCCGCTGACGGCGCTGGCGGACCAGGTGGGCGCGCTGGCGGCCTTCGACTTCGCCCGGCCGGTCGGCGTGGAGTCGAAGATCGCCGAGGTTCGCGACCTGAGCAGCGTGATGGGCAGCATGTCGCGCACCATCCACAACTTCCAGGCGATCACCCTCACCCTGAGCCGCGAGACGCGCCTGGAAAGCATGCTCGAAGGCGTGCTCTCGCGCCTGGTGGAAGCCACCAACGTGATGGGCGGCGCGGTCTACCTGCTGGACGACGAGGACTGCCGTCTGCGCCTGGCCTGCGCGGTGAACGGCGAGCAGTACCCGCAATCGATGCTGATCGAGGGCTTCACCGAGGCGGAGCTGGCCGAGCGGGTGGACCTGGCGCTGGCCAATCGCGGCCAGTACCTGGAGGTCTCGCTGCGCAACCGTTCCGATGAGCTGCTGGGCATCCTCGTCCTGCAACTGGCCCAGGAGGGCGCGCACAGCCAGCAGCCGCGCAAGCCGTTCAAGCGCTTCGTCGAGGAGCTCTCCGGTGCCGCCGCCGTGGCCATCGAGACCCGCCAGCTGATCGAAGCCCAGCAGCGCCTGCTGGACGCCATCATCAAGCTGCTGGCCGACGCCATCGACGCCAAGAGCCCCTACACCGGCGGCCACTGCGAGCGCGTGCCGCAGTTGGCCGACCTGCTGCTGCAGAAGGTCATCGACTCGCGGGACGGCGAGTACGCCGCCTTCACCATGAGCGACGCCGAGCGCTACGAATTTCAGATCGCCGCCTGGCTGCACGACTGCGGCAAGATCACCAGCCCCGAGTACGTGGTGGACAAGGCGACCAAGCTGGAGACGCTGTACAACCGCCTGCACGAAGTGCGCACGCGCTTCGAGGTGATCTGGCGCGACATCGAGCTGGATTACTGGCGCGGCATCGCCGAAGGCAACGACATCGGCCTGCTCGCCGCCCGCCGCGACGCGCTGCACGAATCGCTGCGCGACGACTTTGCCTTCGTCGCCCAGGCCAACGTCGGCGGCGAATTCATGAAGGACGAGGACATCGAGCGCCTCAAGCAGATCGGCGAGCGCCGCTGGCTGCGCTATTTCGATGACCGCCTGGGCATCTCCCACGACGAGGCCGAGCGCCTGCAGGGGCGCCCCGAGCGGCCGTTGCCGGCCGAGGAATGCCTGCTCGCCGACAAGCCCGAACACCGCGTGATGTGGGGCGAGCGCAAGCCGCCGGTGGCGAAGGACGACCCGCGCAACATCTGGGGCTTCGACATGCGCCTGCCGCCCTATGCCAGCCACTACGGCGAGCTGTACAACCTGGGCATCCGCCGCGGCACGCTGAACGACGAGGAGCGCTTCAAGATCAACGAGCACATCGTCCAGACCCTGATGATGCTCACCACCTTGCCGCTGCCGCGCCACCTGCGCCGCGTGCCGACCATCGCCGCCAACCACCACGAAAAGATGGACGGCACCGGTTACCCCCGCAAACTCACCCGCGAGCAGATGAGCATCCCCGAGCGGGTCATGGCGATCGCCGACATCTTCGAGGCGCTGACCGCCGCCGACCGCCCGTACAAGGCGCCGAAGACGCTCTCCGAGTCGCTGAAGATCCTCGCCTTCATGGCCCGCGACCAGCACATCGACGCCGATCTGTTCCGCCTGTTCATCAGCCAGGGGGTGTACCGCGAGTACGGCGAGCGCTTCCTCAACCCAGAGCAGATGGACGCCGTGGATGTGCGGGCGATCCTGCAGATCCTCGATGGGGTGAAGGCCTGA
- a CDS encoding type II toxin-antitoxin system VapC family toxin — protein sequence MRLLLDTHILLWVLTDDPRLTSEIRSLILSDDTDLFFSAASIWEISIKSALKRADFPYDPSIVRKALLDNGYAELPITGEHSVFVGSLPALHADPFDRMLIAQAHVEGMLLLTHDSKIERYPGPIRRI from the coding sequence ATGCGCCTGCTGCTGGATACCCACATCCTGCTCTGGGTTCTGACCGACGACCCACGGCTGACCAGCGAGATCAGGTCGCTCATCCTGTCCGATGACACCGACCTGTTCTTCAGCGCCGCCAGCATCTGGGAAATCTCCATCAAGAGCGCACTCAAACGCGCGGACTTCCCCTATGACCCCAGCATCGTTCGCAAGGCCCTGCTGGACAATGGTTACGCCGAACTGCCCATCACCGGCGAACATTCGGTCTTCGTCGGCTCCCTGCCCGCCCTGCACGCCGATCCCTTCGATCGCATGCTGATCGCCCAGGCGCATGTGGAAGGCATGCTGCTGCTCACTCACGACAGCAAGATCGAGCGTTATCCGGGGCCGATCCGCAGGATCTGA
- a CDS encoding type II toxin-antitoxin system Phd/YefM family antitoxin yields MSSDIEIVNIHDAKTNLSRLVDLASKGHPFIIAKAGKPLVKVEAIHDKPEKRIGALKGLYPAVDDIDAPFADDIAQLFSGEAD; encoded by the coding sequence ATGAGCAGCGATATCGAGATCGTGAACATTCACGACGCCAAGACCAACCTGTCGCGTCTGGTCGATCTCGCCAGCAAGGGGCATCCCTTCATCATCGCCAAGGCTGGCAAGCCCCTGGTGAAGGTCGAGGCCATCCACGACAAGCCGGAGAAGCGCATCGGCGCGCTCAAGGGCCTCTATCCCGCCGTGGACGACATCGACGCGCCCTTCGCCGACGACATCGCCCAGCTGTTCAGCGGCGAGGCCGACTGA
- a CDS encoding murein L,D-transpeptidase catalytic domain family protein, which yields MLTFLKLRGFFRISLASAALFAFGSWQTASAARLPTAEELHRLAPATNTETLRLALNALQCASTQLGGQNRLLTVIDYSKPSRDKRLWVFDLKQRTLLFEEWVAHGKKSGEDMATSFSNLPESNQSSIGLYQTGQTYSGKHGRSLRLLGLEPGFNDNSEERAIVMHAAAYADPKVVPGLGRLGRSLGCPAVRPQVAQQLIDTVKNGSYVFAYYPQQQYLRNSQFLAGQSCTVAKNPQINRYATNLAKR from the coding sequence ATGCTGACTTTCTTGAAGTTACGGGGGTTCTTCCGGATTTCGCTCGCCAGTGCCGCGCTTTTTGCGTTTGGCAGCTGGCAGACCGCGTCCGCCGCCCGCCTGCCCACGGCCGAGGAACTGCACCGCCTCGCGCCCGCCACCAACACCGAAACCCTGCGCCTGGCGCTCAACGCACTGCAGTGCGCCAGCACTCAGCTCGGCGGCCAGAACCGCCTGCTGACGGTGATTGACTACTCCAAGCCATCCCGCGACAAGCGCCTCTGGGTGTTCGACCTGAAGCAGCGCACGCTGCTGTTCGAGGAATGGGTCGCCCACGGCAAGAAGAGTGGCGAGGACATGGCCACCTCCTTCTCCAACCTGCCCGAGAGCAACCAGTCCTCCATCGGCCTCTACCAGACCGGCCAGACCTACAGCGGCAAGCACGGCCGTTCCCTGCGCCTGCTGGGCCTGGAACCGGGCTTCAACGACAACAGCGAGGAGCGCGCCATCGTCATGCACGCCGCCGCCTACGCCGACCCCAAGGTCGTCCCCGGCCTTGGTCGCCTCGGCCGCAGCCTAGGCTGCCCGGCGGTGCGCCCGCAGGTGGCGCAGCAACTGATCGACACGGTGAAGAACGGCAGCTACGTGTTCGCCTACTACCCGCAGCAGCAATACCTGCGCAACTCGCAGTTCCTCGCCGGGCAGAGCTGCACCGTGGCGAAGAACCCGCAGATCAACCGCTACGCCACTAACCTCGCCAAGCGCTGA
- a CDS encoding L,D-transpeptidase, whose amino-acid sequence MKKLSVALLIALSASVAVANPSKPSPLSNLQAALKTLKPGQFLWYPEISPAGPVTVVVSLTEQRAYVYRNGIAIGVATVSTGKKGKETPTGVFSILQKKVEYHSDLYNSAPMPYMQRLTWDGIALHAGNLPGYPASHGCIRLPMAFAKKLYEVTGFSTTTVIISDAKSSPVEVYHPGLLAPIVSAGRAAGPHDDSGMVVPFWSDPGAEKGPVSVLVSRADRRLYVYRGGVQIGTAPVAFEHPEEKTGVAAFSLLEKPTQSEIDSENPNLRWTSVQVSDPQRGLSPAEQLGKFSLDREFLRNLLASMDVGSTLVITDLPSTRDMRSNPDFTVITTNDRQAEQKPVKNQSVQ is encoded by the coding sequence ATGAAGAAACTCTCGGTTGCCCTGCTGATCGCCCTGAGCGCCAGCGTTGCCGTTGCCAACCCGAGCAAGCCCTCGCCGTTGTCCAACCTGCAGGCCGCGCTGAAGACGCTCAAGCCCGGCCAGTTCCTCTGGTACCCGGAAATCTCCCCCGCGGGCCCGGTGACCGTGGTGGTCAGCCTCACCGAGCAGCGCGCCTACGTGTACCGCAACGGCATCGCCATCGGCGTGGCCACCGTGAGCACCGGCAAGAAGGGCAAGGAAACCCCCACCGGCGTGTTCTCCATCCTGCAGAAGAAGGTCGAGTACCACTCCGACCTCTACAACAGCGCGCCCATGCCCTACATGCAGCGCCTGACCTGGGACGGCATCGCCCTGCACGCCGGCAACCTGCCCGGCTACCCGGCTTCACACGGCTGCATCCGCTTGCCCATGGCGTTCGCCAAGAAGCTCTATGAGGTCACCGGCTTCAGCACCACCACGGTGATCATCTCCGATGCCAAGAGCTCGCCCGTGGAGGTCTACCATCCCGGCCTGCTCGCCCCCATCGTCAGCGCCGGACGCGCCGCCGGCCCGCATGACGACAGCGGCATGGTGGTGCCGTTCTGGAGCGACCCGGGCGCGGAAAAGGGCCCGGTTTCGGTGCTGGTCAGCCGCGCCGACCGCCGCCTCTACGTCTACCGCGGCGGCGTGCAGATCGGCACCGCGCCGGTGGCCTTCGAGCATCCCGAGGAGAAGACCGGCGTGGCCGCCTTCTCGTTGCTGGAGAAGCCCACGCAGAGCGAGATCGACAGCGAGAACCCCAACCTGCGCTGGACCAGCGTGCAGGTCAGCGATCCGCAGCGCGGGCTGTCGCCGGCCGAGCAGCTGGGCAAGTTCAGCCTCGACCGCGAGTTCCTGCGCAACCTGCTGGCCAGCATGGATGTGGGCAGCACCCTGGTGATCACCGACCTGCCCTCCACGCGCGACATGCGCAGCAACCCTGACTTCACCGTGATCACCACCAATGACCGCCAGGCCGAACAGAAGCCGGTCAAGAACCAGAGCGTGCAGTAG
- a CDS encoding pseudouridine synthase, which translates to MRLDRFIANLPHLNRQQARQLLAEGRLRVDGQVVRDGRHEVREFSSVELDDGLLQAGKPARYFMLHKPAGCVSATRDAEHRTVLDLLDEPDKHELHIGGRLDYNTTGLLLITNDGQWSRRMTLPGRKLPKVYYVETQDPIEERYIATFAQGLYFAFEDLTTLPAQLDILGRRAARLTLHEGRYHQVKRMFGHFQNKVTRLHRERMGSLALDPALQPGDYRALTAQEIAELG; encoded by the coding sequence ATGCGCCTGGACCGCTTCATCGCCAACCTGCCGCACCTGAACCGCCAGCAGGCCCGCCAGTTGCTCGCCGAGGGCCGCCTGCGCGTGGATGGCCAGGTGGTGCGCGATGGCCGCCACGAGGTACGCGAGTTTTCCAGCGTGGAGCTGGACGACGGGCTGCTGCAGGCCGGCAAGCCGGCGCGCTACTTCATGCTGCACAAGCCGGCCGGTTGCGTCAGCGCCACCCGCGACGCCGAGCACCGCACCGTGCTCGACCTGCTGGACGAGCCGGACAAGCACGAGCTGCACATCGGCGGCCGCCTGGACTACAACACCACCGGGCTGTTGCTGATCACCAACGACGGGCAGTGGTCGCGGCGCATGACCCTGCCGGGGCGCAAGCTGCCCAAGGTCTACTACGTCGAGACGCAAGACCCGATCGAGGAGCGCTACATCGCGACCTTCGCCCAGGGCCTGTATTTCGCCTTCGAAGACCTCACGACCCTGCCCGCCCAGCTGGACATCCTCGGCCGCCGCGCCGCGCGCCTGACCCTGCATGAAGGGCGCTATCACCAGGTCAAGCGCATGTTCGGCCATTTCCAGAACAAGGTGACCCGCCTGCACCGCGAACGCATGGGCAGCCTGGCGCTCGACCCCGCCCTGCAACCCGGCGACTACCGCGCGCTGACCGCGCAGGAAATCGCCGAACTGGGCTGA
- a CDS encoding cysteine-rich CWC family protein, which produces MNDATPNPSRCPLCGQSNRCTLANPALAGQDCWCFSTPVDHEALERIPPELIDRACLCPRCAAGLKAAEQA; this is translated from the coding sequence ATGAACGACGCCACTCCCAACCCCAGCCGCTGCCCGCTCTGCGGCCAGTCCAACCGCTGCACCCTGGCCAACCCGGCGCTGGCGGGCCAGGACTGCTGGTGCTTCAGCACGCCCGTCGACCACGAGGCGCTCGAGCGCATCCCGCCAGAACTGATCGATCGCGCCTGCCTCTGCCCGCGCTGCGCAGCCGGGCTGAAGGCCGCCGAGCAAGCCTGA
- a CDS encoding DUF4824 family protein produces MNWTRTHALAGGVGLILLVNAIALGGVAWNRSGEPDSTLPLSQRELLRNSDWYKENSGLSLRLHWRTPSRDEDARQHNRGWQPALDSRKMAELGFTMPEQVDDDSARRFGRQQSRDALLVLELDGPLYEREVQLTRKRLDEARLAADAAPQNARLADERDFIRRELDSEEKTDTRLLLKDVGRDLATLRARYPDRRRYLIVHGQVRPVSNYYEHIWTLGGTASSVGTDSLNVPHQWRERLDQITAQPHRAADGRAQPFVADVAFGRRLEPWIVRIEMP; encoded by the coding sequence ATGAACTGGACGCGCACCCATGCCCTGGCCGGCGGTGTCGGCCTGATCCTGCTGGTCAACGCCATCGCCCTGGGCGGCGTCGCCTGGAACCGCTCCGGCGAGCCCGACAGCACCTTGCCGCTCAGCCAGCGCGAGCTGCTGCGCAATAGCGACTGGTACAAGGAAAACAGCGGCCTGAGCCTGCGCCTGCATTGGCGCACGCCCAGCCGCGACGAGGACGCACGGCAGCACAATCGCGGCTGGCAGCCCGCCCTCGACAGCCGCAAGATGGCCGAACTCGGCTTCACCATGCCCGAGCAGGTCGACGACGATAGCGCCCGGCGCTTCGGCCGCCAGCAATCGCGCGATGCCCTGCTGGTGCTGGAACTCGATGGCCCGCTGTACGAGCGCGAAGTGCAGCTGACCCGCAAGCGCCTCGACGAAGCGCGCCTGGCCGCCGATGCCGCGCCGCAGAATGCTCGCCTGGCGGACGAGCGCGACTTCATCCGCCGCGAGCTGGACAGCGAGGAGAAGACCGACACGCGCCTGCTGCTCAAGGACGTCGGCCGGGACCTGGCGACCCTGCGCGCGCGCTACCCCGATCGCCGGCGCTACCTCATCGTCCACGGCCAGGTGCGCCCGGTGTCCAACTACTACGAGCACATCTGGACCCTGGGCGGCACCGCCAGCTCCGTCGGCACCGACAGCCTCAACGTGCCGCACCAGTGGCGCGAGCGTCTCGACCAGATCACTGCGCAACCGCACCGCGCGGCGGACGGCCGGGCCCAGCCCTTCGTCGCCGACGTCGCCTTCGGCCGGCGCCTGGAACCCTGGATCGTGCGCATCGAGATGCCCTGA
- a CDS encoding DUF2157 domain-containing protein: MPDLSHQQAQHRVNDILAFDRELRRLHDEGALLLDNAQRERLHDHQQRLLADYRARFDIDRDSQDHRLSLGMRIASFLGALALAASLFFLFYQFWGLFSESVQVVILIGASLISLLLTLLLQRRDASGYFAKLGAMLAFACFVLNVVMIGQIFNITPSDKALLPWAAYALLLAYTCNARLLLSAALVCVMAFVAARVGTWSGAYWLDVGERPENFFPAALLIFLVPTFFSQQRFDGFAAIYRVFGLLGLFLPMLVLANWGGSSYLPFHPRSLESAYQVLGFVVSALAIWLGARREWPDVVNTGLTFFVIFLYTKFFDWWWTLMPKYLFFLVLGLCAVLILLVLRRLRRAHGLLGGTA, translated from the coding sequence ATGCCCGACCTCAGCCACCAGCAGGCGCAGCACCGCGTCAACGATATCCTCGCCTTCGACCGCGAGTTGCGCCGCCTGCACGACGAAGGCGCCCTCCTTCTCGACAACGCCCAGCGCGAGCGCTTGCACGACCATCAGCAACGCCTGCTCGCCGACTACCGCGCGCGCTTCGACATCGACCGCGACAGCCAGGACCACCGCCTCTCCCTGGGCATGCGCATCGCCTCCTTCCTCGGCGCCCTGGCGCTGGCCGCCAGCCTGTTCTTCCTCTTCTACCAGTTCTGGGGGCTGTTCAGCGAAAGCGTGCAGGTTGTCATCCTCATCGGCGCCTCGCTGATCAGCCTGCTGCTGACCCTGCTGCTGCAACGTCGCGATGCGTCGGGCTACTTCGCCAAGCTCGGCGCCATGCTGGCCTTCGCCTGCTTCGTGCTCAACGTCGTGATGATCGGGCAGATCTTCAACATCACGCCCTCGGACAAGGCGCTGCTGCCCTGGGCCGCCTACGCCCTGCTGCTGGCCTACACCTGCAACGCCCGGCTGCTGCTGTCCGCCGCGCTGGTCTGCGTGATGGCCTTCGTCGCCGCGCGGGTCGGCACCTGGAGCGGCGCGTACTGGCTGGACGTGGGCGAACGGCCGGAGAACTTCTTCCCCGCCGCGCTGCTGATCTTCCTCGTTCCAACGTTCTTCTCGCAGCAGCGCTTCGACGGCTTCGCCGCGATCTACCGGGTCTTCGGCCTGCTCGGGCTGTTCCTGCCGATGCTGGTGCTGGCCAACTGGGGCGGCAGCAGCTACCTGCCGTTCCACCCGCGTTCGCTGGAAAGCGCCTACCAGGTGCTGGGCTTCGTCGTCTCGGCGCTGGCCATCTGGCTGGGCGCGCGCCGCGAATGGCCGGACGTGGTGAACACCGGCCTGACCTTCTTCGTGATCTTCCTCTACACCAAGTTCTTCGACTGGTGGTGGACCCTCATGCCCAAGTACCTGTTCTTCCTCGTGCTGGGCCTGTGCGCGGTGCTGATCCTGCTGGTGCTGCGCCGCCTGCGCCGCGCCCACGGCCTGCTGGGAGGGACCGCCTGA